CGCCGACGGCGTGCACCGGAGGCTGCACGATTCCGCTGCTCAGCCTCACCGGTCCACCGTTCGCCCCCGCCGGTACGGCGAACGTCCGGTCCGGGTCACCTCCGGCACCGCCGTTCGCCCGTCCACCGGTCTCGCCGGCCGGTCCGACACCGCCGCCGGTCCAGAAGGTCGGACCCGGGAAGTAGTCCCGCTCGGTCACTCCGGGGTCGAAGACGATGTGCGGCACCCGCCCGTCCGGCCACTGCGCCTCGAACAGGCTGCGCAGGTCACGCCAGGCCCGGGTCGGTGCCGTGTGGGCCAGCCCGATGCTGATGAAGCCGGCGTCCCAGCTCCACTGGTGTGGATAGAGGGTGCGCGAGGGCACCGTGTGCGTACCCGTCCAGTTGGCCGAGAGGATCGTGGTCGCGCCACGCCACAGCGCCGCGTCGGCCTCGCTGAGCTGCTCCGGTACGCCGTCGGGCGTGAACGACCCGCCGGCCCGGTCGGGCTTTGCGACGAAAGACATAACCACTCAACGCCTAGTGGCCGGAGGCCGTCGTTGTCAGATTTCGGCCCGCCATCCGGGCCTTGACCGGACCAGGGGTCCGGGCCGTCACCGGGGAACCACCGGCAGGTCGTCCACGTCGACCGTCTCCGGATACTTCAGGCCGGCCCCGGTGTTCAGCACCACCACCCGTTCGTCCGGACGGATCCAGCCACCGGCCCGCAGCCGCTTCGCGGCGGTCAGGCAGGCGGCCCCCTCCGGGCAGAGCAGCAGACCCTCCCGGGCGCCGAAGTCGTGCAGGTCGGCGAGGATCGACTCGTCGTCCACCGCGATCGCCGTACCGCCGGTGTCGCGTAGGGCGTCGAGGATGAGTTCGTCGCCCAGCGGCGCGGGCACGTTGATGCCGAAGGCGACCGTCCAGGCTTCGGCCCACGGTTCGGCCCGGTCCGCGCCGGCCCCGAAGGCCCGCACGATCGGGGCACAGCCGGTCGACTGTACGGCGACCAGCCGGGGCATGCTGTCCCCGATCCAGCCGAGCGTCCGCATCTCGTGCAGTGCCTTGTGGATGCCGATCAGTCCCACCCCGCCACCGGTCGGGTAGAGGATGACGTCGGGTACCTGCCAGCCGAGCTGCTCGACGATCTCGTACCCCATGGTCTTCTTGCCCTCCAGCCGGTACGGCTCCTTGAGGGTGCTCACGTCGAAGATCTCCCCGCCGAGGGATCCGGACGAGGCGGCGATCAGCCGGCCGACGTGCCGGCCGGCGTCGCCGATCAGGCCGTCGATCAGGTGGAGTTCCGCGCCGGCGGCCACGCACTCCCGGCGGGTGATGGTGGGCGCGCCGAGGGGCATCGCGATGGTGGCCCGCATTCCGGCCCGCGCGGCGTAGGTGGCCCAGGCGGCGCCCGCGTTGCCGTTGGTGGGCATCGCCACGTGCTTGATGCCGAGTTCGCGGGCCCGGGACACCCCGACCGCCGCGCCCCGGGCCTTGAACGAGCCGGTCGGGATCAGGCCCTCGTCCTTGATCAGCAGGTTGGGCAGGCCGATCGACTCGCCGTAGCGCGGGGCCGGCAGCATCGGGGTCCAGCCCTCGCCGAAGGTGGTGACGTGGGCGTCGTCGGCGACGGGCAGGAGTTCGCGGTACCGCCAGAGATCCGCCGCCCGCCCCGCGAACGTGGCCGGCGTGACCGCCCGGCGCACGCCGTCCAGGTCGTACCGGGCCAGCAGGGGGGAGCCGCACGAGCAGAGGTTCTGCGGCCGGTCGGCGTCGTGGGTGGTGTCACAGCGCGGGCACTGCAGGTGCGTCAGGTACACCGGGTGGCCTCCAGTACGTCGGGTTCCTCCATGATCCCCGGCGGATCGATGTGACTGGGCGGTATCGGATGCGCGGTGGGTCACTCTTTGCGCCGGGAACGTCAGTTGTCGACGGCCAGCCAGCGGCGGCTGCGCCGGCCCGGAAGGTAACCGGCGTCCAGCCGCTTGGCCACCACGCCGGCCAGACCCTGTTCCCGGCTCGCGGCGAGGGCGTACCCGCCGCCGCCGGGGAAGAACGGTGGCGTCTGCCAGTGCGCCCCGGACAGCGCCAGACCGTCGAGCAGTTCCCGGCGCTGGGCGTACGGCAGGTCGAGGCTGGCGGTGCCCTCCAACCAGAGCAGATCGAAGATCAGATACTGGGTACGGTCCCGGCCGGTCCCGCGTCCGCCGTCCGGGCCGGGTGCCGGGCGTACCCGGCCGGCGTCGTCGAAGGTGACCAGCTCGCCGTCGAGCACCGCCTCCGTCGGGGCCAGCTCCTCGGCCAGCTCCCGCAACTGCGGGTACGCCGACGTCAGGTCGTCGTCCGTGCCGGATCTCAACCGCAGCCGCCCGCCGGAGACGTACCCGATCGCCCGGACGCCGTCCCAGCGCATCTCGTAGCCCCACGCCGCGTCGTCGGTGGGCAGCGCCGGGGCGGTGCCGGCCCGCATCGGGCGGACCAGGTCGGGCATCGGGGTCCAGCCCGGCGGTGCCGGGTCCAGCCGACGGATCATCCAGTCCCGGCCGGTGCCGTCCGCGTCGGCCCTGTTCCGGTCCGGCTCCCTGCTTCCGTCCCGAGCCCTGCTTCCGTCCCGCGTCCTGTTCCGGTCCGGCGCCCTGCTCCGGGTGGTCCGGAACAGGACGTACCGCCCGGAGACCCGTTCGCCGCGCAGGTCCACCAGCACCTCGTCGGCGCGCCACTTCTCGCACGCGTAGCGGCCACGGTCGAAGACCGTCATCCGCCCCCCGCCGTACTCGCCGGCCGGGATCTCGCCGTGGAAGTCGAGGTACTCCAGCGGATGGTCCTCGGTGTGGACCGCCAGGTGGCTGTGACCGGGCTCCCGGGGCAGGCCCCGGGGCACCGCCCACGAGGCGAGTACGCCGTCCCGCTCCAGCCGCAGGTCCCAGTGCAACGCGCGGGCATGGTGCTGCTGGATGACGAACCGGTCCCCGGACTCCCCGGCGGTCGGTGCGGGCTCCGGCACCGGCTCGGGAGTGCGCGCCGGATCGCGCCTTCGGCGGTACGCGTCCAGCCGGTCACCCATGAC
The nucleotide sequence above comes from Plantactinospora soyae. Encoded proteins:
- a CDS encoding DNA polymerase ligase N-terminal domain-containing protein, with product MGDRLDAYRRRRDPARTPEPVPEPAPTAGESGDRFVIQQHHARALHWDLRLERDGVLASWAVPRGLPREPGHSHLAVHTEDHPLEYLDFHGEIPAGEYGGGRMTVFDRGRYACEKWRADEVLVDLRGERVSGRYVLFRTTRSRAPDRNRTRDGSRARDGSREPDRNRADADGTGRDWMIRRLDPAPPGWTPMPDLVRPMRAGTAPALPTDDAAWGYEMRWDGVRAIGYVSGGRLRLRSGTDDDLTSAYPQLRELAEELAPTEAVLDGELVTFDDAGRVRPAPGPDGGRGTGRDRTQYLIFDLLWLEGTASLDLPYAQRRELLDGLALSGAHWQTPPFFPGGGGYALAASREQGLAGVVAKRLDAGYLPGRRSRRWLAVDN
- a CDS encoding threonine synthase, with product MYLTHLQCPRCDTTHDADRPQNLCSCGSPLLARYDLDGVRRAVTPATFAGRAADLWRYRELLPVADDAHVTTFGEGWTPMLPAPRYGESIGLPNLLIKDEGLIPTGSFKARGAAVGVSRARELGIKHVAMPTNGNAGAAWATYAARAGMRATIAMPLGAPTITRRECVAAGAELHLIDGLIGDAGRHVGRLIAASSGSLGGEIFDVSTLKEPYRLEGKKTMGYEIVEQLGWQVPDVILYPTGGGVGLIGIHKALHEMRTLGWIGDSMPRLVAVQSTGCAPIVRAFGAGADRAEPWAEAWTVAFGINVPAPLGDELILDALRDTGGTAIAVDDESILADLHDFGAREGLLLCPEGAACLTAAKRLRAGGWIRPDERVVVLNTGAGLKYPETVDVDDLPVVPR